The Sphingomonas telluris genome includes a window with the following:
- a CDS encoding helix-turn-helix domain-containing protein, with amino-acid sequence MAVQRKLLLGARLRRLRRDRGLNQAAMAAEIGISASYLNHLERNQRPVTAGILLRLAEAFDIDMKAFASDGGDTAGAEQLGEVFSDPMLSDLGIGRPELIELADNAPAVSEGVVRLYTALRELQRRPLDIDEGETTADPRSLITPETWVRDYIQAQRNHYPELEERCEILGEALNDPLSVSEALRRRLKEAFGVESQVVAPELLAGFSQHYDPQRRTFMISALLRSENRTFGLAYQLALLELAPLLQRMADDARPPDAGTRALLHMSFANYAAGAIMMPYGRFLRAAEEHRYAIDRLCGQFGANVEQIAHRITTLGRSGARGVPFFMLRVDPAGNISKRYAGESFPFSHFGGTCPRWHLHAAFQTPGQTIRQLIETPDGQRFFTISRTIERPIRPDLRDDALLAIGLGCDIRYAPRIAYADGLDLANTPATPVGPACAICPRMECPYRATPPAGRMLAVHENRKTISPFPFLPG; translated from the coding sequence ATGGCAGTGCAACGAAAGCTGTTGCTGGGTGCGAGGCTGAGACGGCTCCGGCGCGACCGCGGCCTCAACCAGGCCGCCATGGCCGCCGAAATCGGCATCTCCGCCTCTTACCTGAACCATCTTGAGCGCAATCAGCGGCCGGTCACCGCAGGCATCCTCCTGCGGCTGGCTGAAGCGTTCGACATCGACATGAAGGCCTTCGCCTCCGATGGCGGGGACACGGCAGGGGCGGAGCAGCTGGGCGAAGTCTTCTCCGATCCGATGCTCTCTGACCTTGGTATCGGCAGGCCGGAATTGATCGAGTTGGCGGACAACGCTCCCGCGGTCTCCGAGGGTGTCGTGCGCCTCTACACCGCGCTGCGTGAGCTTCAGCGACGGCCGCTCGACATTGACGAAGGTGAGACCACCGCCGATCCGCGCTCGCTGATCACGCCGGAGACCTGGGTGCGCGACTACATCCAGGCGCAGCGGAACCATTATCCGGAGCTTGAGGAGCGCTGCGAAATTCTCGGCGAGGCGCTGAACGATCCATTGTCGGTGTCAGAAGCACTCCGTCGGCGGCTCAAGGAAGCGTTCGGCGTCGAATCGCAGGTTGTGGCACCGGAGCTGCTCGCGGGCTTCAGCCAGCACTACGACCCGCAGCGGCGGACTTTCATGATCTCGGCGCTGCTGCGTTCCGAGAATCGCACCTTCGGCCTTGCCTATCAGCTCGCTCTGCTGGAGCTGGCGCCGCTTCTTCAGCGAATGGCGGACGACGCGCGTCCGCCGGATGCAGGGACCCGCGCGCTGCTTCACATGAGCTTCGCCAACTACGCGGCCGGTGCGATCATGATGCCCTACGGCCGTTTTCTCCGCGCCGCCGAAGAGCACCGCTATGCGATCGACCGGCTGTGCGGCCAGTTCGGGGCGAACGTCGAGCAGATCGCCCATCGCATCACCACCCTCGGGCGCTCCGGCGCACGCGGCGTTCCCTTCTTCATGCTGCGCGTCGATCCGGCGGGGAATATCTCGAAGCGCTACGCGGGCGAGAGCTTCCCCTTCTCGCACTTCGGCGGGACCTGCCCGCGCTGGCACCTGCATGCGGCGTTCCAGACGCCCGGCCAGACCATCCGCCAGCTGATCGAAACGCCGGACGGCCAGCGCTTCTTCACCATCAGCCGCACGATCGAGCGTCCTATCCGCCCCGACCTGCGCGACGACGCGCTGTTGGCGATCGGCCTTGGCTGCGACATTCGCTACGCGCCGCGCATCGCTTATGCCGACGGTCTGGACCTGGCGAACACGCCGGCGACGCCGGTCGGCCCGGCCTGCGCGATCTGCCCGCGGATGGAATGCCCTTATCGCGCGACACCGCCGGCAGGGCGGATGCTTGCCGTGCATGAGAACCGCAAAACGATCTCGCCCTTCCCGTTCCTGCCCGGCTAG
- a CDS encoding DUF5996 family protein, which produces MSWPVLDPAKDHQTLSILHLAAQMLGKIRVRHAPWTNHGWHVALQPNARGLATLPTAAGDGRTFTLALDLCRHAIVLTTSAEEREELPLAAGSIAALHSGVVEMLRKYQLPSDFSGKPNEIPDAVAFPDDKAHRVYSRDSAGRLREAFAAMLPVFERFRAGFTGKSSPLHFWWGSFDLAVTRFSGRTAPQHPGGVPGLPDRVTREAYSQEVSSAGFWAGGVTQADPFFYSYAYPEPAGFRDRTVAAGAFDGNWQEFTLSYEEVRSAADPEAVLTSFLQSTYDAAADLADWDRVKLEREPVAP; this is translated from the coding sequence ATGAGCTGGCCCGTTCTCGATCCGGCGAAGGATCACCAGACGCTTTCGATCCTGCATCTGGCGGCACAGATGCTCGGCAAGATCCGGGTGCGCCATGCTCCGTGGACCAACCACGGCTGGCATGTCGCGCTTCAGCCGAACGCGCGCGGACTGGCGACATTGCCGACAGCTGCAGGCGATGGACGGACGTTCACGCTGGCGCTCGATCTCTGTCGGCACGCGATCGTCCTGACGACGAGCGCCGAGGAGCGGGAGGAGCTTCCGCTGGCTGCAGGAAGCATCGCAGCATTGCATAGTGGCGTGGTCGAGATGCTTCGTAAGTACCAGCTTCCGAGCGACTTCAGTGGCAAGCCCAATGAGATTCCGGACGCCGTGGCCTTCCCCGACGACAAGGCTCACCGCGTTTACAGCCGCGATTCGGCGGGCAGGCTGCGCGAGGCGTTCGCCGCCATGCTCCCGGTGTTCGAACGCTTTCGCGCCGGCTTCACGGGCAAATCGAGCCCCCTGCACTTCTGGTGGGGGAGTTTCGATCTGGCCGTCACGCGCTTTTCCGGGAGAACAGCCCCGCAGCATCCGGGGGGCGTTCCGGGCCTGCCCGACCGCGTCACTCGCGAAGCCTATAGCCAGGAAGTGTCGAGCGCTGGCTTCTGGGCAGGCGGCGTCACCCAAGCCGACCCCTTCTTCTACAGCTATGCCTATCCCGAGCCCGCGGGCTTCCGGGACCGAACCGTCGCGGCAGGCGCCTTCGACGGGAACTGGCAGGAATTCACGCTCTCGTACGAAGAGGTGCGGAGCGCGGCGGATCCGGAAGCCGTGCTGACCAGCTTCCTTCAATCGACATATGATGCAGCGGCCGATCTTGCCGATTGGGACCGCGTGAAACTGGAGCGGGAGCCGGTCGCGCCCTAG
- the pheS gene encoding phenylalanine--tRNA ligase subunit alpha, which translates to MASDTDILDQIRGATDLGTLDQLRVSVLGKSGSITARLKSLGSMDPDTRAAEAPKIHALREQVTSAIAHRKAALEAAELDRKLATETIDLSLPAQDSPSGTVHPVSQVMDELAEIFADLGFTVGEGPEIEDQWYNFTALNMPEFHPARAMQDTFYTEPREPGEEPKVLRTHTSPVQIRAMQAKGAPIYMIAPGRVYRSDSDATHTPMFHQVEGLVIDRAIHMGHLKWTLETFLRAFFERDDVVLRMRPSYFPFTEPSAEVDVGYTLENGKRVIGGSEGFMEVLGSGMVHPRVIANCGLDPDEWQGFAFGCGIDRLAMLKYGMDDLRAFFDGDIRWLKHYGFRALDVPTLSGGVGA; encoded by the coding sequence ATGGCGTCAGACACTGACATTCTCGATCAAATCCGCGGCGCGACCGACCTTGGTACGCTCGACCAGCTGCGCGTGTCCGTGCTGGGCAAGTCCGGAAGCATCACCGCGCGCCTGAAGTCGCTCGGATCGATGGACCCGGACACGCGCGCCGCCGAAGCGCCCAAGATCCACGCGCTGCGCGAGCAGGTCACTTCAGCCATCGCCCACCGCAAGGCCGCGCTGGAAGCCGCCGAGCTCGATCGCAAGCTCGCGACGGAGACGATCGACCTTTCGCTGCCGGCGCAGGACAGCCCGAGCGGTACCGTCCACCCCGTCAGCCAGGTGATGGACGAGCTTGCGGAAATCTTCGCCGACCTCGGCTTCACGGTCGGTGAGGGGCCCGAGATCGAGGATCAGTGGTACAATTTCACCGCGCTCAACATGCCCGAGTTCCATCCGGCGCGCGCGATGCAGGACACCTTCTACACGGAGCCGCGCGAGCCCGGTGAGGAACCGAAGGTGCTGCGGACGCACACCTCGCCGGTCCAGATCCGCGCCATGCAGGCCAAGGGAGCGCCGATCTACATGATCGCCCCCGGACGCGTGTACCGATCGGACAGCGACGCGACCCACACGCCCATGTTCCACCAGGTCGAGGGCCTCGTCATCGACCGCGCGATCCACATGGGCCATCTCAAGTGGACGCTGGAGACCTTCCTCCGCGCTTTCTTCGAGCGCGACGATGTCGTCCTGCGGATGCGCCCGTCCTACTTCCCATTCACGGAGCCCTCGGCGGAGGTCGACGTCGGCTACACGCTCGAAAACGGAAAGCGCGTCATCGGCGGCAGCGAGGGCTTCATGGAAGTGCTCGGCTCCGGGATGGTTCACCCGCGCGTCATCGCCAATTGCGGGCTCGATCCCGACGAATGGCAGGGCTTCGCGTTCGGCTGCGGTATCGATCGCCTGGCCATGCTGAAATACGGAATGGACGACCTGCGCGCGTTCTTCGACGGCGATATCCGCTGGCTGAAGCATTACGGCTTCCGAGCGCTCGACGTGCCCACGCTCAGTGGAGGAGTGGGCGCATGA
- the pheT gene encoding phenylalanine--tRNA ligase subunit beta codes for MKFSLSWLKQHLDTDANAQTIADTLTAIGLEVEGVENPAEALAPFRVAKVLTAERHPQADKLQVLTVDAGSGEQIQVVCGAPNARAGLVGVFGGPGTYVPGSDLTLKVAAIRGVESRGMMCSSRELQLGDDHSGIIELPEDAPVGAVFADYAGLNDPVFHVNVTPNRQDCMGVRGIARDLAAAGIGTLKPLAVPQIEGSFKSPIDIRIEDSAGCPAFFGRAVRGVRNGPSPEWMQRRLKSAGQRPISALVDITNYVMIDLGRPAHAYDIAKIDGALIARAARDGEKVLALNEREYTLDSSMTVIADERQVHDIGGIMGGEDSGVSEGTTDVMLEIAYFTPENIARTGQKLGLTSDARTRFERGVDPAFLKDGLDVLTGLILDICGGEASEALYVGEPPIEQKIVPFLPQRAFALGGVEVPEARQRAILESLGFKLENGSARVPTWRRDIDGSADLVEEVARITGYDKVVATPLPRSPGVAKPTATRSQLLERKVRRTAAARGLDEAVTWSFISEKEAAVVGGAPWRVANPISEEMKVMRPSLLPGLIAAASLNLARGSSSIRLFEIGRRYLEEAERPTATLLLAGEKHPRSWQSGKAKTFDAFDAKAEAIALLEAAGAPVGNLQLFADAGPTWHPGRSATLRLGPKTILAAFGELHPRLSKELDAPERAVAAEIYLDAIPLPRSSGHSRPHFTPPALQPVTRDFAFLVPADVPADNLVRAIRGADKQAIVGARLFDRFETPDGLSLAVEVTLQPAEKSFTEAELGEISKRVVAAGEKLGARLRS; via the coding sequence ATGAAGTTCTCGCTGAGCTGGCTGAAGCAGCATCTCGACACCGATGCCAATGCCCAGACTATCGCCGACACGCTGACGGCGATCGGCCTCGAGGTCGAAGGTGTCGAGAATCCGGCTGAGGCGCTGGCGCCGTTCCGCGTCGCCAAGGTGCTTACCGCGGAAAGGCATCCGCAAGCGGACAAGCTGCAGGTGCTGACGGTGGATGCGGGCTCCGGTGAGCAGATCCAGGTCGTCTGCGGCGCTCCGAATGCACGCGCCGGCCTGGTCGGCGTCTTCGGCGGACCGGGAACCTACGTGCCCGGGTCGGACCTGACGCTGAAGGTCGCCGCCATCCGTGGCGTCGAGAGCCGCGGAATGATGTGTTCGTCGCGCGAGCTGCAGCTGGGCGACGACCATAGCGGCATCATCGAGCTACCCGAGGACGCACCCGTGGGCGCCGTCTTCGCGGACTATGCCGGTCTCAACGACCCGGTGTTCCACGTGAACGTCACGCCCAACCGCCAGGACTGCATGGGCGTTCGCGGGATTGCGCGCGACCTCGCAGCCGCCGGCATCGGCACGCTGAAGCCACTCGCCGTTCCGCAGATCGAGGGCAGCTTCAAATCGCCGATCGACATTCGCATCGAGGATTCGGCGGGTTGCCCAGCCTTCTTCGGGCGCGCCGTCCGCGGCGTACGCAACGGACCGTCGCCGGAGTGGATGCAGCGCCGCCTGAAGAGCGCGGGCCAGCGGCCGATCTCGGCGCTGGTCGACATCACGAATTACGTCATGATCGATCTCGGTCGTCCGGCGCATGCTTACGACATCGCGAAGATCGACGGTGCGCTGATCGCCCGCGCCGCACGCGACGGCGAGAAGGTGCTGGCGCTTAACGAGAGGGAATACACGCTCGACTCGTCCATGACCGTGATCGCCGACGAGCGTCAGGTGCACGATATCGGCGGCATCATGGGCGGCGAGGATTCGGGTGTCAGCGAAGGCACGACCGACGTGATGCTGGAAATCGCCTACTTCACGCCGGAAAACATCGCTCGCACCGGCCAGAAGCTCGGCCTCACCAGCGATGCCCGCACCCGCTTCGAACGCGGCGTCGACCCAGCCTTCCTCAAGGACGGCTTGGACGTTCTCACGGGCCTGATTCTCGACATCTGCGGTGGCGAGGCTTCGGAAGCGCTGTACGTCGGCGAGCCGCCGATCGAGCAGAAGATTGTGCCGTTCCTCCCCCAACGCGCGTTCGCGCTCGGCGGCGTCGAGGTTCCGGAGGCGCGCCAGCGCGCAATCCTCGAATCGCTCGGCTTCAAGTTGGAGAACGGCTCGGCCCGCGTGCCGACGTGGCGGCGCGACATCGACGGGTCGGCGGACCTCGTCGAGGAAGTCGCCCGCATCACCGGTTACGACAAGGTCGTCGCCACGCCGCTTCCGCGCAGCCCGGGTGTCGCCAAGCCAACGGCGACGCGTTCCCAGTTGCTTGAGCGGAAGGTGCGCCGCACTGCCGCCGCGCGCGGCCTGGACGAGGCGGTCACCTGGAGCTTCATCTCCGAAAAGGAAGCGGCTGTCGTTGGAGGTGCCCCTTGGCGGGTAGCCAACCCGATCAGCGAGGAAATGAAGGTGATGCGGCCCTCGCTTCTGCCCGGCCTGATTGCCGCGGCGAGCCTCAACCTCGCACGCGGATCTTCGTCGATACGCTTGTTCGAGATCGGCCGTCGCTATCTGGAAGAGGCCGAGCGGCCGACCGCGACCTTGCTGCTGGCAGGCGAGAAGCACCCGCGCAGCTGGCAAAGCGGCAAGGCGAAGACCTTCGACGCGTTCGATGCCAAGGCCGAAGCCATCGCACTGCTCGAAGCGGCGGGCGCCCCGGTCGGCAATCTCCAGCTCTTCGCGGACGCGGGGCCTACCTGGCATCCGGGCCGCTCGGCGACGCTGCGGCTCGGCCCTAAGACGATCCTGGCGGCCTTTGGCGAACTTCATCCGCGACTGTCGAAGGAGCTCGACGCTCCGGAACGCGCGGTGGCGGCCGAGATCTATCTCGACGCCATCCCGCTTCCGCGGTCGAGCGGACATTCGCGGCCGCACTTCACGCCGCCTGCCCTCCAGCCTGTGACGCGGGACTTCGCCTTTCTCGTTCCCGCGGACGTGCCGGCCGACAATCTGGTCCGCGCGATCCGCGGCGCCGACAAGCAGGCAATCGTCGGCGCACGATTGTTCGACCGCTTCGAGACTCCGGACGGACTTAGCCTTGCCGTGGAAGTCACCCTTCAGCCGGCGGAAAAGAGCTTCACCGAAGCCGAGCTCGGCGAGATTTCGAAGCGTGTCGTGGCTGCGGGCGAGAAGCTCGGCGCCCGCCTAAGGAGCTGA
- a CDS encoding lysophospholipid acyltransferase family protein gives MIQAVIYALIFYPATALFVLGCFVASLFGSGPIRSVVHAWTDFHHGLAKLLGTRLVVEGTIPPGAYLIAVKHQSMFETLEMMRIARTPVVVLKRELSVLPGFGWATRRYGVIPVDRQAGAKALREMLAAAKDALATGRPVLIYPEGTRVRPGEQPALAAGFAGLYKALGLPVVPIALDSGRVWGANLPKGSGTVRFLIGSPIPSGLKREEIESRVHAAINALESAP, from the coding sequence GTGATCCAGGCGGTCATCTATGCCCTGATCTTCTACCCCGCGACCGCGCTCTTCGTTCTCGGCTGCTTCGTGGCCAGCCTGTTCGGATCGGGACCCATCCGATCCGTGGTGCACGCCTGGACCGATTTCCATCATGGGCTGGCTAAGCTGCTCGGGACGCGGCTGGTCGTTGAGGGGACGATTCCTCCCGGGGCCTACCTGATCGCGGTCAAGCACCAGTCGATGTTCGAAACGCTTGAGATGATGCGGATCGCACGGACGCCGGTCGTCGTCCTCAAGCGGGAGCTCAGCGTTTTGCCGGGCTTCGGTTGGGCCACGCGACGTTATGGCGTCATTCCGGTCGACCGGCAGGCAGGTGCGAAGGCTCTCCGCGAAATGCTTGCGGCGGCCAAGGACGCGCTGGCGACCGGGCGGCCGGTACTCATCTATCCGGAAGGGACGCGGGTGCGGCCGGGAGAGCAGCCGGCGTTGGCCGCGGGCTTCGCGGGTCTTTACAAGGCGCTCGGCCTTCCAGTGGTCCCAATTGCGCTGGACAGCGGACGTGTGTGGGGCGCGAACCTGCCGAAGGGGAGCGGGACCGTGCGCTTCCTGATCGGGTCGCCGATCCCGTCCGGCCTGAAGCGCGAGGAGATCGAAAGCCGCGTGCACGCGGCGATCAACGCGCTCGAATCAGCTCCTTAG
- a CDS encoding YdcF family protein, translating to MIARFLSLLLLLYLLGFILFGVTLGRPAKEDVTTDAIVVITGGPGRIEHAIDVLADGKAKRVLVSGTDPSVTKNDLIARLGGRARLVKCCVDLGSESVDTRSNAEEAQRWLAKRNYKSVRLITSDWHMRRASYEFRRVLGGKYKLVKDAVRTEPGFKILFAEYNKYLLRKLSVWIDV from the coding sequence ATGATCGCCCGCTTCCTTTCGCTCCTTCTCCTCCTCTATCTGCTTGGCTTCATCCTTTTCGGAGTGACGCTGGGGCGGCCTGCCAAGGAGGATGTGACCACCGACGCGATCGTGGTGATTACCGGCGGCCCCGGCCGGATCGAGCATGCGATCGACGTTCTTGCGGACGGCAAGGCGAAGCGCGTCCTGGTCTCCGGAACCGACCCGTCGGTCACCAAGAATGACCTGATTGCGCGGCTCGGCGGGCGGGCGCGGCTCGTCAAATGCTGCGTCGACCTTGGGAGCGAGTCCGTCGACACGCGCTCAAATGCCGAAGAGGCCCAGCGCTGGCTCGCCAAGCGCAACTACAAGTCGGTGCGCCTGATCACGAGCGATTGGCACATGCGCCGCGCGAGCTATGAGTTCCGGCGCGTTCTCGGCGGCAAGTACAAGTTGGTGAAGGATGCGGTGCGGACGGAGCCGGGCTTCAAGATCCTCTTCGCCGAGTACAACAAGTATTTGCTGCGCAAGCTGTCGGTTTGGATCGACGTGTGA
- a CDS encoding cell division protein FtsX, with translation MKLPLFTVSEAERRLLPGATLRGPTLYVIAIMTFAMMIVAAAGLTLANAAGIVAGAVEHRYVLQLNDGGGGKLEAAVGAAHAIPGVTSVEPVSQQEMRRTLERWLGPGGVGNELPVPAIIHLDVAPDADPNAVGKALERSVPGAHFIAEQATVRPLLGSLRALRWLSVALVLLMAAATGAAVILAARGALDTHRSTIEIMHGIGATDEQVAKLFQRKIALDAMAGALAGGAAAAIGLLIIAGSGAAMASDLAGSSPLRTSDLIILALMPLAAVFLATLVARAAVLSALRAAP, from the coding sequence ATGAAGCTGCCGCTGTTCACGGTGTCGGAGGCGGAGCGGCGCTTGCTGCCGGGCGCGACCCTGCGCGGTCCGACGCTCTACGTCATCGCCATCATGACCTTCGCCATGATGATCGTCGCCGCGGCCGGTCTCACCCTTGCCAATGCCGCGGGCATCGTCGCCGGCGCCGTGGAGCATCGCTACGTTCTTCAGCTCAACGATGGCGGCGGAGGTAAGCTGGAGGCGGCCGTCGGCGCAGCCCATGCAATTCCCGGAGTCACGTCCGTCGAGCCCGTGTCTCAACAGGAGATGCGGCGTACCCTCGAGCGGTGGCTGGGGCCAGGCGGGGTCGGGAATGAGCTCCCCGTCCCGGCGATCATTCACCTGGATGTCGCACCGGACGCCGATCCTAATGCTGTCGGAAAGGCGCTCGAACGATCGGTGCCAGGCGCCCACTTCATTGCGGAACAGGCCACCGTCCGTCCGCTTCTGGGCTCGCTCCGGGCCCTGCGCTGGCTCTCGGTCGCCCTCGTGTTGTTGATGGCAGCTGCGACGGGCGCTGCAGTCATCCTCGCGGCCCGCGGAGCGCTCGATACGCATCGCTCGACCATCGAGATCATGCACGGCATCGGGGCGACGGACGAGCAGGTCGCGAAGCTCTTCCAGCGCAAGATCGCGCTCGATGCGATGGCCGGAGCTCTTGCCGGCGGTGCCGCCGCTGCGATCGGCTTGCTCATCATCGCGGGAAGCGGAGCAGCGATGGCGAGCGATCTCGCGGGAAGCTCGCCGCTTCGCACCAGCGATCTGATCATCCTGGCCCTGATGCCGCTCGCGGCGGTCTTCCTCGCGACGCTTGTTGCGCGGGCCGCGGTGCTCAGTGCATTGCGCGCCGCTCCATGA
- the ftsE gene encoding cell division ATP-binding protein FtsE, translated as MSAIVEFDSVGLRYGTGAEVLRDLDFRLAKGGFYFLTGPSGAGKTSLLQLLYLARRPTRGRIRLFEEDLSEAPREILPSFRRRIGVVFQDFRLIRHLSAFDNVALPLRISGRTDAEVEGPVREMLAWVGLADRASARPPTLSGGEQQRVAIARAVISQPELLVADEPTGNVDAEMAQRLLHLFSALNRLGTTIVVATHDLSLITSTPGAQLMRLEKGTMADPTGLLRHPPQLTAGSR; from the coding sequence CTGTCGGCTATCGTCGAATTCGACAGCGTCGGGTTGCGTTACGGCACTGGAGCCGAGGTCCTGCGCGACCTCGATTTTCGGTTGGCCAAGGGCGGCTTCTATTTCCTGACCGGCCCATCGGGCGCGGGGAAGACCTCTCTGCTGCAGCTTCTGTATCTCGCGCGCCGTCCGACGCGCGGGCGGATCCGCCTGTTCGAGGAGGATCTGAGCGAGGCTCCGCGCGAGATTCTGCCTTCGTTCCGGCGGCGCATCGGAGTGGTCTTCCAGGATTTCCGTCTCATTCGGCACCTGTCCGCCTTCGACAATGTGGCGTTGCCGCTGCGGATCTCAGGCAGGACGGATGCGGAGGTCGAAGGGCCGGTTCGCGAAATGCTGGCCTGGGTCGGGTTGGCGGACCGCGCGAGTGCTCGCCCGCCGACCCTTTCGGGCGGAGAGCAACAGCGTGTGGCGATCGCCCGGGCCGTTATCAGCCAGCCGGAGCTGCTAGTCGCCGACGAGCCGACCGGCAACGTGGATGCGGAGATGGCACAGCGGCTGCTTCACCTGTTCTCCGCGCTCAATCGCCTTGGGACGACGATCGTCGTTGCGACGCACGACTTGAGCCTGATCACCAGCACTCCCGGCGCGCAGCTGATGCGACTGGAAAAGGGCACGATGGCCGATCCGACCGGCCTGCTTCGCCACCCACCTCAGTTGACGGCGGGCTCGCGATGA
- a CDS encoding zinc-ribbon domain-containing protein translates to MILTCPSCGTQYVVKDGAIPPAGRQVRCKACGHSWRETPAGAAEEPRETVAEAENASEAASSPVLPPMDQAAAEAVDEPREHFGESYAARQEFAEVARERSEESFPPASEVERGDEPLVEAPSPPPIPPEAEVTELAEAAPSGRLEWVEQDDEFSPFARREPTETKSRGRLITILVLLLIIAAVAVGIWFFAPPEWKQRLGIASAETPLQLMMTHSDRTQLASGNEFLNISGRIINPTQKLQKVPPIHAQLHDSKGKVVYSWTIPPPARTIPPGGSTTFNSAELNIPPAAEELTVTLGEPKA, encoded by the coding sequence ATGATCCTGACCTGCCCCTCCTGCGGAACGCAATATGTCGTGAAGGACGGCGCCATCCCGCCGGCCGGCCGGCAGGTGCGCTGCAAGGCATGCGGTCACAGCTGGCGCGAGACGCCGGCCGGAGCGGCGGAAGAACCGCGCGAGACTGTGGCGGAAGCGGAAAATGCGTCGGAGGCCGCGTCCTCTCCCGTGCTGCCACCCATGGACCAGGCCGCCGCCGAGGCCGTCGACGAGCCACGCGAACATTTCGGCGAGAGCTATGCCGCCCGGCAGGAATTTGCAGAGGTCGCCAGGGAGCGATCAGAGGAGAGCTTCCCGCCCGCGTCTGAGGTCGAACGGGGGGACGAGCCGCTCGTGGAGGCGCCATCGCCACCCCCGATCCCGCCGGAAGCCGAAGTCACGGAGCTCGCAGAGGCCGCTCCGTCAGGCCGGCTCGAGTGGGTCGAACAGGACGACGAGTTCAGCCCCTTCGCGCGGCGTGAGCCGACAGAAACGAAGTCGCGCGGGCGCCTCATCACCATTCTGGTGCTGCTTCTGATAATCGCGGCCGTGGCTGTGGGCATCTGGTTCTTCGCGCCGCCGGAATGGAAGCAGCGCCTGGGCATCGCCAGCGCTGAAACCCCTCTCCAGTTGATGATGACGCACAGCGACCGCACTCAGCTCGCCAGCGGCAACGAATTCCTCAACATCAGTGGTCGGATCATCAATCCGACGCAGAAGCTGCAGAAGGTGCCGCCGATCCACGCACAGCTGCACGACAGCAAGGGCAAGGTCGTTTACAGCTGGACGATCCCGCCGCCCGCGCGGACGATCCCGCCTGGCGGAAGCACGACGTTCAACAGCGCAGAGCTGAACATCCCGCCGGCCGCGGAGGAGCTCACCGTCACTCTCGGCGAGCCAAAGGCCTGA